The following is a genomic window from Bacillus sp. V2I10.
CAGCTTGCAGGAACTTCGCTTATCAATACGCCTAAATCTTTTTTAGAATACCGCAATCCGGTATGTACGCCATCTGCCGTAAATCCAGCAGGCGTTGTAACCGATCCTTCATCTATTTTCCGGAGCCCGATTGACTCTTTTACTTTCAGCATAATACAACCTCCTATGGATATAGCGGTGTGAGCTCAAGACCCATTGTTTCTTCATATCCATTCATAATATTAAAGTTTTGCACTGCTTGGCCTGCAGCGCCCTTCATTAAGTTATCAATCACTGAAACGATCGTGATTCTTTCTGTCCGCTCATCATAAGAAAGGCCGATGTCACAAAAATTTGAACCGTATACCTCTTTTGTCGATGGAAATTCACCAAGCGGCCTCACTCTGACAAAATAGGAATCTCTATAAAAAGCTTGATAGCATTCGAGTAATTCCTCTGAACTCATTTCACCTTTTGTATTCGCGTAGATGGTTGCCATAATTCCCCTTGTCATTGGAACCAAATGCGTCTGAAAGGTAATGGCTGAAATGTTTTCATTCATACGCTGAAGCGCTTGTTCAATCTCAGGTATATGCTGGTGTCCATTCACTTTGTAGATTTTCAAGTTTTCATTTACTTCTGAATAATGAACACCCGCGACTGCTTTTCGACCTGCACCTGAAACACCTGTTTTCGCATCTATAATAATGGAAGATTCATTGATCATCCCATTAGATACAGCCGGCGCAAGTCCCAGGATGGACGCTGTCGGAAAGCAGCCTGGATTTGACAGAATGGATGCGTTCATAATGGATGGTTTATTCAGCTCAGAAAGACCATATACCGCTTCATCAACAATCCTCTGGTCTGCAGCCTTTCGTTTATACCATTTCTCGTATAAAGCAGAATCTTTTAATCTTAAATCTCCGGATAAATCGATTACCTTTACCTGATCCAGGTTGATTTGAGGCAAAATCTCAGCCGCAGCTCCAGGCGGAGAGGCCATAAAAAGGGTATCAACCTCTTTCTCAATCCTGTTACAGTCTATGCTGACCAGTAATTCATCACTAATGCCGGTTAAATGAGGATAAGATTCCCTATATGGCTTTCCTTCCTCAGAAGATGTATATAGAATACATTTGTCAACTTTCGGATGTTTTGTGAGAAGCCGGTATAACTCATTGCCTCCATAGCCCGTTGCACCTATAATACCTACATTCAAATGTATCACCCTTTAATTTATATCGTTCTGCTGTTTGAATTAGTACCCATTATAATACTGCATAAAAATAAAATCAATTGTATATTTAAATATTTTTTAAGTTTTATAGATTGATTGCATTTTCCTTGCGGAAGAAAAAGGAGGCAAACTTTTCACATATTATTTGAAAGGAGTGTTTGGATAGGGGACTGAGCCGGCATTGCTTGAAATACTTTTCTGGATTTTGCTGTTTAGGGGTTGGATTTGCTTCATTCGAGTACTTGATTTTTGAATTTTAGAGGTTTTTTGTGGGATTATCTTTTTATGGCTACCCGATTTGATGGGTTTGAGCGGTTTCAGGGTGTCATTTGCTTTCTATGGTTACCTGATTTGATGGATTTGAGCGGTTTCAGGGTGTCATTCGCTTTCTATGGTAAACATTTATGATAAGTTTTCGATGTCTCAAGGACTTCATCCACTTTGAGTACTTCTTCCTATTTTCCGACAAAAAATCCCGGTTCAGAACCGGGATATCACTTTTTTCACTGCACGCCTAATGCTATTTTGGCGATTCGGCTCATTCTGTCTTTAGTCCAAGGCGGATTCCAGACGATATTTACTTCTGTTTCTTTAATTTCAGGAATATCACGCAAGGCTGTTTTTACTTGATCAATGATTGTCCCGGCAAGCGGACAGCCCATTGAAGTTAAGGTCATCGTAACAAGCGCCGTACCGTTCTCGTCAAGATCTACATCATAAACAAGTCCAAGATTCACAATGTCAACACCAAGCTCCGGGTCAACGACAAGTTCTAGCGCTCCATATATATTTTCTTTTAATGCTTCATCCATAGCAATCACTCCTCATAGCAAAGTATATCGAAACCATGCAGCAATCTGAAATTATCTGCTTTCAAGTAAAAAATCGGCAAACCAGTCGACGGTTGCAATAAGTCCTTCTCTTGAAACTTTATGATCTGCATTGGTATCCGCGATAAATTTCAGATATTCAGGTCTTTCCTCATAGGAAGATTTGATTTCCTGGAAAAACGTGTAGGTCGGATCAAAAGGAACGACCTGATCCTTTTTACCGTGCCAGAATAATAATGGACGCGCTGCGAGCTTTTCAGTATGTATACTTAAATCATAGGCCTGCAGACTTAAGAAGTGCTGCTCAAGCTC
Proteins encoded in this region:
- a CDS encoding metal-sulfur cluster assembly factor, with protein sequence MDEALKENIYGALELVVDPELGVDIVNLGLVYDVDLDENGTALVTMTLTSMGCPLAGTIIDQVKTALRDIPEIKETEVNIVWNPPWTKDRMSRIAKIALGVQ
- the argC gene encoding N-acetyl-gamma-glutamyl-phosphate reductase encodes the protein MNVGIIGATGYGGNELYRLLTKHPKVDKCILYTSSEEGKPYRESYPHLTGISDELLVSIDCNRIEKEVDTLFMASPPGAAAEILPQINLDQVKVIDLSGDLRLKDSALYEKWYKRKAADQRIVDEAVYGLSELNKPSIMNASILSNPGCFPTASILGLAPAVSNGMINESSIIIDAKTGVSGAGRKAVAGVHYSEVNENLKIYKVNGHQHIPEIEQALQRMNENISAITFQTHLVPMTRGIMATIYANTKGEMSSEELLECYQAFYRDSYFVRVRPLGEFPSTKEVYGSNFCDIGLSYDERTERITIVSVIDNLMKGAAGQAVQNFNIMNGYEETMGLELTPLYP